A part of Candidatus Poribacteria bacterium genomic DNA contains:
- the pbpC gene encoding penicillin-binding protein 1C translates to MMNSFQFSVFSFQLRGFRLTNPSSNRHPLFGRLMTVMLSFLLIVILFMLANWCFPLPKARLHPPVSQIVLDRNGEWLRAFLADDGMWRFSYQSQQIFNKSAPSLTQNSHYGTNATTDTYSPLLHQAILISEDRWFYYHYGINPISIATAIYDNLKAGEVVRGGSTITMQLARLMEPKARNIPNKFIEMFRAFQLEHAYSKSEILTFYFNMLPYGGNIVGTAAASRFYFNKPQHTLSLGEAALLAAIPNAPERLRPDRFPENARKAREKVLNRLLARRQISEQQWQEAVQEPIPHKRYPLPFKAPHLSRLLIKENRKKFGVRNPSHSRTTNGRIHTTIDAKVQDTAARLLSEYLGDAARKPSLRGSHSTSTGAIIVMDTQNRHILAMVGSHDFFDRKALGQINGTLAPRSPGSALKPFVYALAMQEGLITPETLLFDVPVTYADYTPVNYDGKYNGYVTARQALARSLNVPAVSLNARLKNRTLHAFLKQAGISTLAPAQKYGLSMVLGGCEVNLLELTTLYAGLANMGEFGPYQLTKPHQPKTENYSKRLLRQETSFIITEMLTNSQLPTNTVKNPEAFERTMNLPKIAWKTGTSYGHRDAWCIGYSPTFTIGVWLGNFDGKGTPMLSGTDAATPILFALFTALTGQDTHHWFTKPEQLKTRQVCTLSGAPVSPHCPTHKEDVYIPGVSSVTVCTIHKPIYVDESTGYSLCSHCWGNNDGSTGPSKKIFEEWPADAATWLAENGFAVSVLPAHNPLCTGTISGNAPIILSPAEDTTYYIREGVSLENQKIRLTASASSRTQDLFWFLDGELIFQGNAGEQYWLTPTRGKHVLTCVDAEGRSATRPLHISVIR, encoded by the coding sequence ATGATGAATAGTTTTCAGTTTTCAGTTTTCAGTTTTCAGTTAAGAGGTTTTCGTCTAACAAACCCCTCTTCTAACCGACACCCCCTCTTTGGAAGACTGATGACTGTAATGCTATCTTTCTTGTTGATTGTCATCCTTTTTATGCTCGCAAACTGGTGTTTCCCCCTACCCAAAGCACGTCTCCATCCACCTGTATCTCAGATTGTGTTGGACAGAAACGGTGAGTGGCTTCGAGCATTTTTAGCCGACGATGGCATGTGGCGATTTAGTTATCAATCACAACAGATTTTCAATAAATCAGCCCCCTCTTTAACCCAAAATTCTCACTACGGGACAAATGCAACAACCGATACCTATTCCCCCTTACTCCACCAAGCAATACTCATATCAGAAGATAGATGGTTCTACTATCATTACGGTATCAATCCTATATCGATTGCCACAGCCATTTATGACAATTTGAAAGCGGGTGAAGTTGTTCGCGGGGGTTCAACCATCACCATGCAACTCGCTCGATTGATGGAACCTAAGGCGCGTAACATTCCGAACAAATTCATTGAGATGTTCCGTGCCTTTCAACTTGAACACGCTTATTCCAAATCAGAGATTTTAACGTTTTATTTCAACATGCTCCCGTATGGTGGGAATATAGTCGGGACAGCGGCAGCCTCGCGGTTCTACTTCAACAAACCCCAGCATACGCTTAGTCTTGGAGAAGCCGCACTTCTCGCCGCCATTCCGAACGCTCCAGAACGTTTACGCCCTGACAGGTTCCCGGAAAACGCCCGAAAGGCGCGCGAAAAAGTCCTGAATCGTCTCCTTGCACGCCGACAAATTTCCGAACAGCAGTGGCAGGAGGCAGTCCAAGAACCGATTCCGCACAAACGCTATCCACTTCCATTTAAAGCACCACACCTCTCACGCCTATTGATTAAAGAAAACCGGAAGAAATTCGGGGTTAGAAACCCCTCCCACTCACGGACAACAAATGGCAGGATACACACGACCATAGACGCGAAGGTTCAAGATACTGCGGCACGCCTCCTTAGCGAATATTTGGGGGACGCAGCGCGTAAACCGAGTTTGCGCGGGTCTCATAGCACCAGCACAGGCGCAATCATCGTCATGGATACCCAAAACCGTCATATCTTAGCAATGGTAGGTTCCCACGACTTTTTCGACCGGAAGGCATTAGGACAAATAAATGGAACGCTCGCCCCGCGTTCTCCAGGTTCTGCACTCAAACCTTTCGTCTATGCCCTGGCAATGCAAGAGGGCTTGATTACACCTGAAACATTGTTATTCGATGTCCCTGTTACCTATGCTGACTATACACCGGTGAACTATGATGGGAAATATAACGGTTACGTCACTGCCCGTCAAGCCCTCGCACGTTCTCTCAATGTCCCCGCCGTTAGTCTTAATGCACGCTTGAAAAATAGGACGCTACACGCCTTCCTCAAACAAGCCGGTATCTCTACACTCGCGCCTGCTCAGAAGTACGGACTCTCCATGGTTCTCGGCGGATGCGAAGTGAATCTACTCGAATTGACAACACTTTATGCTGGACTGGCAAATATGGGAGAATTTGGACCTTATCAACTGACAAAGCCTCATCAACCGAAAACTGAAAACTATTCCAAACGTTTACTCCGACAAGAGACCAGCTTCATCATAACCGAGATGTTAACAAACTCACAACTGCCTACCAACACGGTTAAAAATCCAGAAGCGTTTGAAAGGACAATGAACCTACCAAAGATTGCGTGGAAGACTGGGACATCTTATGGACACCGAGATGCATGGTGCATCGGGTACTCGCCTACTTTCACAATCGGTGTATGGCTCGGTAATTTCGATGGAAAGGGAACACCCATGCTGAGCGGCACAGATGCAGCAACTCCGATCCTGTTCGCGCTCTTCACTGCCTTGACAGGACAAGACACACACCACTGGTTTACCAAACCAGAACAATTGAAAACACGACAAGTGTGTACCCTGAGTGGTGCACCGGTTTCACCGCACTGTCCCACCCATAAGGAGGACGTGTATATACCTGGTGTTTCGTCTGTAACGGTTTGCACGATTCATAAACCTATCTATGTTGACGAATCGACAGGATACAGTCTCTGTTCTCATTGTTGGGGAAATAATGATGGGTCAACTGGACCCTCTAAAAAAATATTTGAGGAGTGGCCCGCCGATGCGGCGACGTGGTTGGCAGAGAATGGTTTTGCTGTGTCTGTCCTACCGGCGCACAATCCGTTGTGTACCGGCACAATTTCAGGGAATGCCCCGATTATTTTGTCCCCAGCAGAAGATACTACCTATTACATTCGGGAAGGGGTGT